Proteins from one Catalinimonas alkaloidigena genomic window:
- a CDS encoding RNA recognition motif domain-containing protein encodes MNIFVGSLPFRLEESELRGYFEEYGEVSSVKIIMDRETGRSRGFAFVEMPDDEEAKQAIKELNGAEIGGRAIVVNQSEDRREKRGGGGFGGGNRGGGGGFNKGGGGFNRGGGSRY; translated from the coding sequence ATGAACATTTTTGTAGGGAGCCTCCCCTTTCGGTTAGAAGAATCTGAGTTAAGAGGCTATTTCGAAGAGTACGGGGAGGTTTCTTCCGTAAAGATTATTATGGATCGCGAGACTGGTCGTAGTCGGGGGTTCGCGTTTGTGGAGATGCCCGACGACGAGGAAGCGAAACAAGCTATTAAAGAATTGAACGGCGCTGAAATAGGCGGACGTGCAATTGTCGTGAATCAATCAGAAGACAGAAGAGAAAAAAGAGGCGGCGGCGGCTTCGGCGGTGGAAACCGTGGCGGAGGCGGTGGCTTCAACAAAGGAGGCGGTGGCTTCAACCGGGGCGGCGGCTCACGGTACTAG
- a CDS encoding mechanosensitive ion channel family protein — translation MRRFLVALSLWGVCTTLPAQQPTDSITLPDASAETPAPAAEAPAPGETTVGEAGAALADSLLNQRLTEASQQLQKSEQQRMIDSLQKVALERELALLKSNDNQKRRELQERIRQIEVDDSLRQVEKRNRIEAMKQETKGFPVAPFGDTLFYIFTKIGPFTPQERATNINHKIRGLYESGLYKSDDLHAVESESSYDLVYGETIVMSMTDWDALWQEMSKEELAQQYRAEIDEAVLREIKENSLQEMIKRVGEVVLVLVCILLLFFILNKLFRLSGKYIERKLEQKGVALKLKEYEFLSQERLISVSLWLNNAVKTVFFLLSLYLALPIIFSIFKSTRGWANLLLGWILAPVHKIFWSIIDYLPNLFTILVTYLVVRYVVRAVRFMAREIATGKLTITGFHPDWAMPTFNLVRILLYAFMFIVIFPYLPGSGSPVFQGVSVFLGILFSLGSSSAISNAVAGMVITYMRPFRIGDRIKIGEISGDVIEKNLLVTRIRTIKNEEITVPNSSILSGHTINYTTSSAHIGLVLHATVTIGYDVPWKNVHQALIDAALRTDRVLKEPAPFVLQTGLEDFYVSYQINAYTANAHQQARTYSGLFQNIQDVFNERGIEILSPHYRAQRDGNMTTIPADYLPKEYQAPPFRISHLHEAHPTAPNGRSSEEGPHANGHTPNGTPNPSSEK, via the coding sequence ATGAGACGCTTCCTCGTTGCGCTGAGTCTGTGGGGGGTGTGCACCACCCTGCCGGCCCAACAACCCACCGATTCTATTACCCTGCCGGATGCGTCTGCCGAAACGCCTGCGCCCGCCGCGGAGGCACCTGCCCCCGGCGAGACCACTGTGGGCGAAGCAGGGGCAGCGCTTGCTGATTCGCTGCTCAACCAACGCCTGACCGAAGCCTCGCAGCAGCTGCAGAAAAGCGAGCAGCAGCGGATGATCGACTCGTTGCAGAAAGTCGCGCTCGAACGCGAACTAGCGCTGCTGAAAAGCAACGACAACCAGAAGCGCCGGGAATTGCAGGAACGCATCCGCCAGATTGAGGTAGACGATTCGCTGCGGCAGGTAGAAAAGCGCAACCGCATTGAGGCCATGAAACAGGAAACCAAGGGGTTTCCGGTGGCGCCATTCGGCGATACACTCTTCTACATTTTTACGAAGATCGGGCCCTTCACGCCCCAGGAACGCGCCACCAACATCAACCACAAAATCCGGGGGCTGTACGAAAGTGGTCTGTATAAGTCGGACGATCTGCACGCCGTCGAAAGCGAATCGAGCTACGATCTGGTCTACGGCGAAACCATCGTGATGAGCATGACGGACTGGGATGCGCTCTGGCAGGAGATGTCCAAAGAAGAGCTGGCGCAACAGTATCGTGCCGAAATCGATGAGGCGGTGCTGCGCGAAATCAAGGAAAACAGCCTGCAGGAGATGATCAAGCGCGTCGGCGAAGTAGTGCTGGTGCTGGTCTGCATCCTGCTGCTGTTCTTTATCCTCAACAAGCTGTTCCGGCTGTCGGGCAAATACATCGAGCGGAAACTTGAACAAAAAGGCGTTGCGCTGAAGCTCAAAGAGTACGAGTTTCTGTCGCAGGAGCGGCTCATCAGTGTGTCATTGTGGCTCAATAACGCCGTCAAAACGGTATTTTTCCTGCTTTCACTGTACCTGGCATTGCCCATCATCTTCAGCATTTTCAAGAGTACCCGTGGCTGGGCCAACCTGCTGCTGGGGTGGATTCTAGCACCTGTACACAAAATATTCTGGAGCATTATCGACTACCTGCCCAACCTGTTCACCATTCTGGTGACGTACCTGGTGGTGCGCTACGTGGTGCGGGCGGTGCGGTTCATGGCGCGCGAAATCGCGACGGGCAAGTTGACGATCACCGGCTTCCACCCCGACTGGGCCATGCCGACGTTCAATCTGGTGCGTATTCTGCTCTACGCCTTTATGTTCATCGTCATCTTTCCGTACCTGCCGGGCTCGGGCTCGCCGGTATTCCAGGGCGTTTCGGTCTTTTTGGGGATTCTGTTTTCGCTCGGTTCGTCGTCGGCCATCAGCAACGCCGTAGCCGGGATGGTCATCACTTACATGCGGCCGTTCCGCATTGGCGACCGGATCAAGATCGGAGAGATTTCGGGCGATGTGATCGAGAAAAACCTGCTGGTGACCCGCATCCGCACGATCAAAAACGAAGAAATCACGGTGCCCAACTCGTCCATTCTGTCGGGGCATACGATTAACTACACGACGTCGAGCGCCCACATCGGGCTGGTGTTGCACGCTACGGTCACCATCGGCTACGACGTACCCTGGAAAAACGTGCACCAGGCGCTGATCGACGCTGCGCTACGGACCGACCGCGTACTGAAAGAGCCGGCGCCTTTTGTGCTGCAAACCGGCCTGGAAGACTTTTACGTCTCGTACCAGATCAACGCCTATACGGCCAATGCTCACCAGCAGGCCCGTACCTATTCGGGGTTGTTTCAGAACATCCAGGATGTGTTCAACGAACGCGGCATCGAGATTTTGTCGCCGCACTACCGCGCCCAGCGCGACGGCAACATGACCACCATCCCCGCCGATTACCTACCGAAAGAGTACCAGGCACCTCCGTTCCGCATCAGCCACCTGCACGAAGCGCACCCCACGGCACCAAACGGCCGGTCGTCCGAGGAGGGACCACACGCCAACGGCCATACGCCGAACGGCACCCCAAATCCTTCGTCGGAAAAATAA
- a CDS encoding DUF2256 domain-containing protein, producing the protein MKARQKQDLPQKICPVCQRPFAWRKKWERHWDDVKYCSERCRRERHAART; encoded by the coding sequence ATGAAAGCCCGACAGAAACAAGATCTGCCGCAAAAAATCTGCCCCGTTTGCCAGCGTCCTTTTGCGTGGCGCAAAAAATGGGAGCGCCACTGGGACGACGTAAAATACTGTAGCGAACGCTGCCGCCGGGAGCGCCATGCCGCACGAACATGA
- a CDS encoding ribonucleoside-diphosphate reductase small subunit has protein sequence MAQREEPILQDNKDRFVLFPIEHHDIWEMYKKHEASFWTAEEIDLQQDLKDWENLNDGERHFISHVLAFFAASDGIVNENLAVNFMQEVQYPEAKCFYGFQIMMENIHSETYSLLIDTYIKDAKQKDYLLHALETVPCVQKKGEWALRWINSENFVERLIAFAAVEGIFFSGSFCAIFWLKKRGLMPGLSFSNELISRDEGLHCDFACMIYQEYIVNKLPEARVKEIITNAVDIEKEFVTDALPVNLIGMNSNLMTQYIEFVADRLLIALGCGKIYNATNPFDFMEMISLQGKTNFFERRVGEYQKAGVMAGVNEKEKDTKKFSIDEDF, from the coding sequence ATGGCGCAACGTGAAGAACCGATTCTGCAGGATAACAAAGACCGCTTCGTGCTCTTTCCGATCGAACACCACGACATCTGGGAGATGTACAAGAAGCACGAGGCTTCGTTCTGGACGGCCGAAGAGATTGACCTGCAGCAGGACCTGAAAGACTGGGAAAACCTGAACGACGGCGAACGCCACTTCATTTCGCACGTCCTGGCGTTCTTCGCGGCGTCGGACGGCATTGTGAACGAGAACCTGGCGGTGAACTTCATGCAGGAAGTGCAGTACCCGGAAGCCAAATGTTTCTACGGCTTCCAGATTATGATGGAGAACATCCACTCCGAAACGTATTCGCTGCTGATCGACACCTACATCAAAGACGCCAAGCAGAAAGACTATCTGCTGCACGCGCTGGAAACGGTGCCGTGTGTGCAGAAAAAAGGCGAATGGGCGCTGCGCTGGATCAATTCCGAAAATTTTGTGGAGCGGCTGATTGCCTTCGCGGCGGTCGAGGGAATCTTCTTCTCCGGCTCGTTCTGCGCCATTTTCTGGCTGAAGAAGCGCGGCCTGATGCCGGGGCTGTCGTTCTCGAACGAACTGATTTCGCGCGACGAAGGGCTGCACTGCGATTTTGCCTGCATGATTTACCAGGAGTACATCGTCAACAAACTGCCCGAAGCGCGCGTGAAGGAGATCATCACCAACGCGGTCGACATCGAAAAAGAGTTTGTGACCGACGCGCTGCCCGTGAACCTGATCGGCATGAACTCCAACCTGATGACGCAGTACATCGAGTTTGTGGCCGACCGTCTGCTGATCGCCCTGGGCTGCGGCAAAATTTACAACGCCACCAACCCGTTCGATTTCATGGAGATGATTTCGCTGCAGGGCAAAACCAACTTCTTCGAGCGCCGGGTCGGCGAGTATCAGAAGGCCGGGGTGATGGCTGGCGTCAACGAAAAGGAAAAAGACACGAAGAAATTCTCGATCGACGAGGACTTCTAG
- a CDS encoding ribonucleoside-diphosphate reductase subunit alpha — protein MYVLKRDGRRESVKFDKITARIEKLCYGLDLRYVKPVEVAMKVIDGIYDGVTTVELDNLAAETAATMTVRHPDYALLAARIAVSNLHKTTSKSFSNTMKRLYQYVDPKTGENASLISREVYEVVKKHAVLLDSTIIYDRDFGYDFFGFKTLERSYLLKLDGKVVERPQHMLMRVAVGIHQNDIDQVIKTYELLSERWFTHATPTLFNAGTPKPQLSSCFLLTMKEDSIPGIYDTLKQCAQISQSAGGIGLSIHNVRATGSYIKGTNGTSNGLIPMLKVFNDTARYVDQGGGKRKGAFAVYLEPWHADVFDWLDLKKNHGKEELRARDLFYALWTPDLFMKRVEANEEWSLFCPNEAPGLADCYGDEFERLYEKYEREGRARRVVKAQDLWFEILESQTETGTPYMLFKDHANRKSNQKNLGTIKSSNLCTEIMEYTSPDEVAVCNLASIALPKFIVDRPDGSKYFDYQQLYDVTYQVTKNLNRIIDVNYYPVEEARRSNMRHRPIGIGVQGLADAFILLKMPFESDEAKGLNKDIFETIYFASMTASKDLAKKDGAYETFPGSPLSKGEFQFDMWGVSPESGRWDWDSLREEVMEHGARNSLLLAPMPTASTSQILGNNECFEPYTSNIYTRRVLSGEFVVVNKHLLRDLVELGLWNEQMKNMLIEANGSVQHLPVPQHVKDLYKTVWEISQRTILDMAADRGAFICQSQSLNIHIQDPNFGKLTSMHFYAWRKGLKTGMYYLRTKAATDAIKFTVDKSAIAVPDVKKKVAQPVAAGVNEIQAQKASDMQCSLDDPDGCISCGS, from the coding sequence ATGTATGTACTAAAACGCGATGGACGACGCGAATCAGTAAAATTTGATAAGATCACCGCTCGGATCGAAAAACTTTGCTACGGTCTGGACCTGCGCTACGTAAAACCGGTTGAGGTAGCCATGAAAGTGATCGACGGCATCTACGACGGTGTCACGACGGTGGAACTGGATAACCTGGCGGCTGAGACGGCGGCCACCATGACGGTCCGCCACCCTGACTACGCGCTACTGGCTGCGCGCATCGCGGTATCAAACTTGCACAAAACCACCAGCAAGTCGTTCTCGAACACCATGAAGCGGTTGTATCAGTACGTGGACCCCAAAACGGGTGAGAACGCGTCGCTGATCTCGCGGGAGGTGTACGAAGTGGTGAAGAAACACGCCGTGCTTCTGGATTCGACGATTATCTACGACCGTGACTTTGGGTACGACTTTTTCGGGTTCAAAACGTTGGAGCGCAGCTACTTGCTGAAACTGGACGGCAAAGTGGTGGAGCGTCCGCAACACATGCTGATGCGCGTTGCGGTGGGCATCCACCAGAACGACATCGATCAGGTCATCAAAACGTACGAACTGTTGTCGGAGCGCTGGTTTACACACGCCACGCCGACGCTGTTCAACGCCGGAACGCCGAAGCCTCAGCTTTCGTCCTGCTTCCTGCTGACCATGAAGGAAGACTCGATTCCGGGCATTTACGACACGCTGAAACAATGCGCGCAAATTTCGCAGTCGGCCGGGGGAATCGGTTTGTCGATTCACAACGTCCGCGCGACGGGCTCTTACATTAAAGGTACGAATGGCACCTCGAACGGGCTCATCCCGATGCTGAAGGTGTTCAACGATACGGCCCGCTACGTCGACCAGGGTGGAGGCAAGCGCAAAGGCGCGTTTGCGGTCTATCTGGAGCCGTGGCACGCCGACGTTTTTGATTGGCTCGATCTGAAAAAGAACCATGGGAAAGAAGAACTCCGCGCCCGCGATCTCTTCTACGCCCTCTGGACGCCCGACCTGTTTATGAAGCGCGTGGAAGCCAACGAAGAGTGGTCGCTGTTCTGCCCGAACGAAGCGCCCGGTCTGGCTGACTGCTACGGCGACGAGTTCGAGCGTCTCTATGAAAAGTACGAGCGCGAAGGCCGCGCCCGCCGCGTGGTGAAAGCGCAGGACCTCTGGTTCGAGATTCTGGAATCGCAAACTGAGACCGGCACGCCTTACATGCTGTTCAAAGACCACGCGAACCGCAAGTCGAACCAAAAGAACCTGGGTACGATCAAATCGTCGAACCTCTGCACGGAGATCATGGAATACACCTCGCCCGACGAAGTGGCGGTGTGTAACCTGGCGTCCATCGCCCTGCCGAAGTTCATCGTCGATCGCCCGGACGGTTCGAAATATTTCGACTACCAGCAGCTGTACGACGTCACCTATCAGGTGACCAAAAACCTGAACCGCATCATCGACGTCAACTATTACCCGGTCGAAGAAGCACGTCGCAGCAACATGCGTCACCGCCCGATCGGCATTGGTGTACAGGGATTGGCCGATGCCTTCATCCTGCTGAAGATGCCGTTCGAATCGGACGAAGCCAAAGGACTGAACAAAGACATTTTCGAGACGATCTACTTCGCGTCCATGACGGCCTCGAAAGATCTGGCGAAGAAAGACGGTGCCTACGAAACGTTCCCCGGCTCGCCGCTTTCGAAAGGCGAATTCCAGTTCGACATGTGGGGCGTTTCGCCCGAGTCGGGCCGCTGGGATTGGGATAGCCTGCGCGAAGAGGTAATGGAACACGGCGCGCGCAACTCGCTGCTGCTGGCTCCGATGCCGACTGCCTCGACGTCGCAAATCCTGGGCAACAACGAGTGCTTCGAGCCGTACACGAGCAACATCTACACCCGTCGCGTCCTTTCGGGCGAGTTCGTCGTGGTGAACAAGCACCTGCTGCGCGACCTCGTGGAGCTGGGCCTCTGGAACGAGCAGATGAAAAACATGCTGATCGAAGCCAACGGCTCGGTGCAGCACCTGCCCGTGCCTCAGCACGTCAAGGACCTGTACAAAACGGTGTGGGAAATCAGCCAGCGGACCATCCTCGACATGGCCGCCGACCGGGGCGCGTTCATCTGCCAGTCGCAGAGCCTCAACATCCACATCCAGGACCCCAACTTCGGCAAACTGACGTCCATGCACTTCTACGCGTGGCGCAAGGGCCTGAAAACGGGCATGTACTACCTCCGTACGAAAGCCGCTACCGACGCGATCAAATTCACCGTCGACAAGAGCGCCATCGCCGTACCGGATGTCAAGAAGAAAGTTGCGCAGCCAGTGGCCGCCGGGGTCAACGAGATCCAGGCCCAGAAAGCTTCCGACATGCAATGCTCGCTCGACGATCCAGACGGTTGCATTTCCTGCGGGTCGTAA
- a CDS encoding transposase produces the protein MSRNYKFRDQEKLYFVTFSVVNWIDVFVRREYKDIVVASLRYCINHKGLEVYAWCIMTSHVHLITRTMGERLEDILRDLKRHTAKAI, from the coding sequence ATGAGTCGCAACTATAAATTTCGTGATCAGGAGAAGCTGTATTTCGTGACGTTTTCTGTGGTGAACTGGATCGACGTGTTTGTGCGGCGGGAGTACAAAGACATCGTGGTGGCGAGCCTGCGGTATTGTATAAACCATAAGGGATTGGAAGTCTACGCGTGGTGCATCATGACCAGCCACGTACATCTGATCACCAGGACGATGGGGGAGCGGCTGGAAGACATTTTGCGCGACCTGAAGCGGCATACGGCCAAAGCGATCTGA
- a CDS encoding LamG domain-containing protein, producing the protein MLKIATLSLFVLFGCIACGTQHESTTWQLDNLEQIGGHAVEIYGNPKVVETPYGKGIAFDGIEDQLIVDASPLKEYSEFTIEALMKPNDVFPENAAPRFFHIESSESVSRLLMEIRLNDQHQWYFDGFLKATTEDLALIDSTLIHPTEAWMHVAVSYQDSVFTTYVNHQPELSGAVRYDPIPVLNGKTSLGARMNFRSYFNGTIAKIRVTNAVLKPEDFMPL; encoded by the coding sequence ATGTTGAAAATAGCCACCCTTTCTCTTTTTGTACTTTTCGGATGTATCGCCTGTGGCACACAGCATGAATCCACCACTTGGCAACTGGATAACCTGGAGCAGATCGGAGGGCATGCCGTGGAAATCTACGGTAATCCGAAGGTGGTCGAGACGCCCTACGGCAAAGGTATCGCCTTCGATGGTATAGAAGACCAGCTTATTGTCGACGCTTCGCCTTTAAAGGAGTATTCGGAATTTACGATTGAGGCGCTCATGAAGCCAAATGACGTGTTTCCAGAAAATGCTGCGCCGCGCTTTTTCCACATCGAATCGAGCGAATCGGTGAGCCGACTGCTCATGGAAATCCGCTTAAACGATCAGCATCAGTGGTATTTCGACGGCTTTCTGAAAGCCACGACCGAAGATTTGGCACTGATCGATTCGACCCTGATACACCCCACCGAGGCGTGGATGCACGTTGCGGTGAGTTATCAAGATTCCGTGTTTACCACGTATGTCAACCACCAGCCGGAACTGTCGGGAGCGGTGCGGTACGATCCCATTCCGGTACTAAACGGAAAGACCTCACTCGGCGCCCGGATGAATTTCCGCAGTTACTTCAACGGCACCATTGCCAAAATCCGTGTGACCAACGCCGTGCTGAAACCCGAGGATTTTATGCCCTTGTAG
- a CDS encoding GNAT family N-acetyltransferase, translated as MSTNELRLREIQPADNPAVAAVIRTVLTEFGANLPGTAFFDPAIDHLYDYYQQPRAAYFVLERDGKLVGGGGIGPLEGAGTDVCELQKLYLLPEGRGQGWGRELMDRCLAFARAAGYRQCYLESLPQLHKGVQLYERYGFQYLDQPLGQTGHNGCDLWMLLAL; from the coding sequence ATGTCTACGAATGAACTTCGCCTCCGGGAAATCCAGCCGGCGGACAATCCGGCGGTGGCGGCCGTGATCCGCACCGTGCTCACGGAGTTTGGGGCCAACCTGCCCGGTACGGCTTTTTTCGATCCGGCCATCGATCATCTGTACGACTATTATCAGCAACCGCGGGCGGCCTACTTTGTCCTCGAACGAGACGGGAAGTTGGTCGGTGGGGGCGGCATTGGACCGTTGGAAGGAGCAGGAACGGACGTGTGCGAATTGCAAAAATTGTATTTGTTGCCAGAAGGGCGTGGGCAGGGTTGGGGACGCGAACTCATGGACCGGTGTCTGGCATTTGCGCGGGCGGCGGGCTACCGCCAATGTTACCTGGAGTCGCTGCCGCAACTGCACAAGGGCGTCCAACTTTACGAGCGCTATGGCTTTCAGTACCTGGATCAGCCTCTGGGACAGACGGGACACAACGGCTGCGATCTCTGGATGCTCCTAGCGTTGTAA